In Leptospira bouyouniensis, the following proteins share a genomic window:
- a CDS encoding MltA domain-containing protein, with the protein MKQLLIGLFWIFPGLLFYSQSIGANPNKIIPSQKLRDPKLFSLQIAIQESIHYLQKLPQDTKFLIHGETYSPNEILLPLQKIQKQIHLYETEKLLTEMRKLFQEVELKTGNDLPLITGYYEVRIQGKTKPEGKYTFPALVPPKRGRVDANVVSFPREYWKDESHWKSHSQALVFLRLTDLHLAQLEGSALVQTETKEVFRINYSSDNGLDYISPSIHLTGVCPSLKPYHLSNCMETNPIEVTDA; encoded by the coding sequence ATGAAACAGTTGTTGATTGGTTTGTTTTGGATTTTCCCTGGCCTATTGTTTTACTCCCAATCTATAGGCGCTAACCCAAACAAAATCATACCGTCTCAAAAATTGCGGGATCCAAAGCTTTTCAGCTTACAAATCGCCATCCAAGAGTCCATCCACTACTTACAAAAACTCCCACAAGATACAAAGTTTTTGATCCATGGGGAAACATATTCACCAAATGAAATTTTACTCCCTCTGCAAAAGATTCAAAAACAAATCCACCTCTATGAAACGGAGAAACTCCTCACAGAAATGAGAAAACTTTTCCAAGAAGTGGAATTAAAAACAGGGAATGATCTCCCACTGATCACCGGTTATTATGAAGTGCGGATCCAAGGAAAAACCAAACCAGAGGGAAAATATACATTTCCGGCACTTGTTCCACCCAAACGAGGCAGAGTCGACGCAAATGTTGTCTCCTTTCCTCGTGAATATTGGAAAGATGAATCCCATTGGAAATCCCATTCGCAAGCACTTGTTTTCCTTCGTTTGACGGATCTCCACTTGGCACAATTGGAAGGATCAGCACTTGTACAAACAGAAACAAAGGAAGTTTTTCGGATCAATTATTCTTCTGACAATGGGTTGGATTATATCAGTCCATCAATCCATTTAACAGGTGTTTGTCCAAGTTTAAAGCCATATCATCTTTCCAATTGTATGGAAACAAATCCAATCGAAGTAACAGATGCTAT
- the rpmH gene encoding 50S ribosomal protein L34 has protein sequence MKRTFQPSKIKRVRTHGFRARMATPGGRNVIASRRRKGRYKLTVSDEKIGRKF, from the coding sequence ATGAAACGTACATTCCAACCGAGTAAAATTAAACGCGTGAGAACTCACGGATTCCGAGCCAGAATGGCCACCCCAGGCGGAAGAAATGTGATAGCCTCTAGAAGAAGAAAGGGACGTTATAAATTGACAGTTTCCGACGAAAAAATCGGGAGAAAGTTCTAA
- the yidD gene encoding membrane protein insertion efficiency factor YidD, with amino-acid sequence MNRLFLFLIFLYKKLLSPLLPPSCRFTPSCSEYAKQAFETYPWYKAFVLSIIRISKCHPYHEGGHDPLPKSYNKS; translated from the coding sequence ATGAATCGGCTGTTTTTGTTTCTTATTTTCCTCTACAAAAAACTGCTCTCTCCACTATTACCACCATCATGCCGATTCACTCCAAGCTGTTCTGAATACGCCAAACAAGCGTTTGAAACCTATCCATGGTACAAAGCGTTTGTTCTTAGCATCATTCGAATTTCTAAATGCCACCCTTATCATGAAGGTGGACATGATCCTTTACCGAAATCTTATAACAAGAGTTAA
- the yidC gene encoding membrane protein insertase YidC, with product MQNDTNNRQGRLFLALFLSLAVWMGINYIFFPPQTPKPKTVTETAKTDGADKEKTATTDPKAEIKKATTESPKLKPVKPEEEKTFSLKTDSFLVRFSSLGGRITEYYIKDHKEPDGSEFVIAKDPKFQIDFEGQTEKAVELTRGQGFDFNIIEDKDTIPFSAYNLVNFSSSYNAETKTIVFEAPSLDGKFTIQKKFQFFPSENYFKFNLTLKNRTSETIHISPSKSDVYFRSFSSLGPILKKKEDFNDRDNAHYFRYYYLDGSFKDHVDGTSTQGFFDNLFGSNEGKDTRYEIKKGSNDKVDFVGTGSRYFIGVIDPLNDKPAGVLLDNRKGNETGVLLVYDNWKLGPGEEVNLDYAAYVGVRELDGTAFRDSKLDPKINKDSTFAGLSESLDKSFNQGITTPLRNGIVWILKKIYLVIPNYGWAIVIFAILFKLAFYPLNKKQAESMKKMQELSPQIKLINEKYAEDPKLKQEKTIELYKKNGTNPMAGCLPMLIQIPIFIALYTAFSDTVDLWNSPFLWIKDLSEPDTVFTTPKLAFIGTLAINILPLIMVATQVVQSKMTTVSTDPNQKMMMYMMPVIMLYFFWSMPAGVTMYWTMQNILSIAQQVYTNKFGKSEDKKPTNGGPAPANNSQAIARPGFRNQNKKKK from the coding sequence ATGCAAAACGATACCAACAACAGACAAGGTCGCTTATTCCTCGCTTTATTTTTAAGTTTAGCAGTATGGATGGGAATCAATTATATCTTTTTTCCACCACAAACTCCGAAACCAAAAACTGTAACCGAAACTGCAAAAACAGATGGTGCTGATAAAGAAAAAACAGCTACAACTGATCCAAAAGCAGAAATCAAAAAAGCCACAACGGAATCTCCCAAACTAAAACCAGTCAAACCTGAAGAGGAAAAAACATTCTCTCTCAAAACTGATTCCTTCTTGGTTCGTTTCTCAAGTTTAGGCGGACGGATCACAGAATACTATATCAAAGATCATAAAGAACCAGATGGTTCTGAATTTGTGATCGCAAAAGACCCAAAGTTCCAAATTGATTTTGAAGGCCAAACAGAAAAAGCAGTAGAACTCACGAGAGGACAAGGCTTTGACTTTAACATCATTGAAGACAAAGACACCATTCCATTTTCTGCATATAATTTAGTTAACTTTAGCTCTAGTTACAATGCAGAGACAAAAACTATTGTCTTCGAAGCACCTTCGCTCGATGGTAAATTTACAATCCAGAAAAAATTCCAATTTTTCCCTTCTGAAAACTACTTTAAGTTCAACTTAACATTAAAAAATAGAACTTCTGAAACCATTCACATTTCTCCATCGAAATCCGATGTATACTTTCGATCCTTTAGTTCCCTCGGTCCTATCTTAAAGAAAAAAGAAGATTTTAATGACCGCGACAATGCTCATTACTTTCGTTACTACTATTTGGATGGAAGTTTTAAAGACCATGTGGATGGAACAAGCACACAAGGATTCTTTGATAATTTATTTGGATCTAACGAAGGAAAAGACACTCGTTACGAAATCAAAAAAGGTTCTAACGACAAAGTTGACTTTGTAGGGACAGGAAGTCGTTATTTTATCGGCGTGATCGATCCACTAAATGACAAACCAGCAGGTGTTTTACTAGATAATCGAAAAGGAAACGAAACTGGTGTCCTACTTGTATATGACAATTGGAAACTTGGTCCTGGTGAAGAAGTAAACTTAGATTATGCGGCTTATGTAGGTGTTCGTGAGTTAGATGGAACTGCATTCCGTGATAGCAAACTCGATCCAAAAATCAATAAAGACTCAACATTTGCGGGACTTAGTGAATCTCTAGACAAATCTTTCAACCAAGGGATCACCACTCCTCTTCGCAATGGTATTGTTTGGATTTTAAAGAAAATTTATTTAGTAATACCTAACTATGGTTGGGCAATTGTCATCTTTGCAATTTTATTCAAATTAGCATTTTATCCGTTGAACAAAAAACAAGCGGAGTCGATGAAAAAAATGCAAGAGTTATCTCCGCAAATCAAACTCATCAATGAGAAATATGCAGAAGATCCAAAACTCAAACAAGAAAAAACGATCGAACTCTATAAAAAGAATGGAACCAATCCGATGGCAGGATGCCTTCCAATGCTCATCCAAATTCCGATCTTTATCGCGCTTTATACTGCATTTTCAGATACGGTAGACCTTTGGAATTCGCCATTCCTTTGGATCAAAGATTTGAGCGAACCAGACACTGTATTCACAACTCCAAAGTTAGCGTTTATTGGCACTTTAGCTATCAACATACTCCCACTCATCATGGTAGCAACACAAGTGGTCCAATCCAAAATGACAACGGTTTCCACAGATCCAAACCAAAAGATGATGATGTATATGATGCCTGTCATCATGTTATATTTCTTTTGGTCGATGCCAGCAGGAGTAACGATGTATTGGACGATGCAAAACATTTTGTCTATTGCACAACAAGTGTATACAAACAAGTTTGGAAAGTCTGAGGACAAAAAACCAACCAATGGTGGACCCGCACCTGCTAACAACTCCCAAGCGATAGCAAGACCTGGTTTTAGAAACCAGAATAAAAAGAAGAAATGA
- the jag gene encoding RNA-binding cell elongation regulator Jag/EloR, which yields MNNYIFEAEGKTKGEAEDYTLETLRLQTGDLRFEVVDSGKSGFLGITQKKPAVVRAFVANNDIPSEKIIHGVIITILKKMGIPAEVVGMGDVDGKIYVELTSKESGLIIGKRGGTLDSLQFLLNLMVDPKIRHNRKIVLDIESYRDKRELSLIRLAKSVAASVIKSGRSKLLDPMNPFERRIVHMAIQEDERVFTRSEGNGTFKRVRVISAKEKHKYKDLEDPSKKGLPVEDFADGVDQEDLD from the coding sequence ATGAATAATTACATTTTCGAAGCCGAAGGAAAAACGAAAGGGGAAGCAGAAGATTATACTCTCGAAACCCTTCGTCTCCAAACAGGCGATTTACGTTTCGAAGTAGTTGATTCCGGAAAGTCAGGCTTTTTGGGAATCACTCAAAAAAAACCTGCCGTTGTACGCGCGTTTGTTGCAAACAACGATATCCCATCAGAAAAAATCATCCATGGGGTGATCATCACTATTTTGAAAAAGATGGGAATCCCAGCAGAAGTAGTGGGAATGGGTGATGTAGACGGAAAAATTTATGTGGAATTAACTAGTAAAGAATCTGGTCTCATCATTGGAAAACGTGGAGGCACTTTGGATTCACTTCAGTTCCTTCTCAATCTTATGGTGGATCCTAAAATCCGACACAATCGTAAAATTGTATTGGATATTGAATCTTACCGTGACAAACGCGAGTTATCACTTATCCGATTGGCAAAATCCGTAGCTGCTTCAGTGATTAAATCAGGAAGGTCAAAACTACTCGATCCAATGAATCCTTTTGAAAGAAGAATTGTCCATATGGCAATCCAAGAAGATGAAAGAGTGTTCACCAGATCAGAAGGAAACGGAACATTTAAACGTGTTCGCGTGATCTCCGCCAAAGAAAAACATAAATACAAAGACTTAGAAGATCCTTCAAAAAAAGGTCTACCAGTAGAAGACTTTGCCGATGGAGTAGACCAAGAAGATCTTGATTGA
- the mnmE gene encoding tRNA uridine-5-carboxymethylaminomethyl(34) synthesis GTPase MnmE: MIDTIAALSTAQGPGAIGILRVSGSLVLPISLSVLEKNRTPLTEPFIQNQKRSAIFCDFVENGKPLDQIVFFYFPAPNSYTGEDLAEFHLHGNPILLKRALHILFEKGARPAQKGEFTKRAYLNGKINLSGAEAISRLIEARSKYELELAQKNVFGEITKLSSKIRSDLISLKAECEAEIDFSTEDLTFESLEQRKQRMISLKILCSKLIKDSERAESLILQSTVVLFGEPNTGKSSLMNLLIGKDRSIISDVPGTTRDYIAEELSLDGIPIRLIDTAGIRDTTDSIEQMGIERSKREADSANVKLLLIDTSLPFDKQLFLEKHKERLFGSLIVANKIDAKHPSWQIESIHDFKEEFQLTISEISCKTKQGIPELLELLKSKLTSKDNTEDLVLLEDRQRYHIQKIESSLAEAIQLMEVDTPAEIYIQEINTALSEIGQVNGIVENEEILGRIFSKFCVGK, from the coding sequence TTGATTGATACCATTGCGGCATTGTCCACAGCCCAAGGTCCCGGAGCGATTGGTATCCTCCGGGTCTCTGGTTCTTTGGTTTTACCGATCTCCCTTTCTGTTTTAGAAAAAAACAGAACTCCACTTACTGAACCATTCATACAAAACCAAAAACGATCTGCGATTTTCTGCGACTTTGTGGAAAATGGAAAACCTCTCGACCAAATTGTATTTTTTTATTTTCCAGCACCTAACTCATATACAGGTGAAGATCTAGCCGAATTCCATTTACATGGAAATCCTATTTTATTAAAACGAGCACTACATATCCTATTTGAAAAAGGAGCTCGACCTGCGCAGAAAGGTGAGTTTACCAAACGAGCTTATCTCAATGGAAAAATCAATTTGTCTGGGGCTGAAGCTATCAGTCGATTGATTGAAGCAAGGTCCAAATACGAATTGGAACTTGCTCAAAAAAATGTATTTGGTGAAATCACAAAGTTAAGTTCAAAAATCAGAAGTGATTTGATTTCACTCAAAGCGGAATGCGAAGCTGAAATTGATTTTTCCACTGAAGACCTTACTTTTGAGAGTTTAGAGCAAAGAAAACAAAGAATGATTTCTCTTAAAATTTTATGTTCTAAACTTATCAAAGATTCTGAAAGAGCAGAATCATTAATCCTTCAATCCACTGTTGTTCTGTTTGGTGAACCGAATACAGGTAAGTCAAGCCTTATGAATTTACTGATTGGTAAAGATCGTTCGATCATATCAGATGTCCCAGGTACAACAAGAGATTATATCGCAGAAGAATTGAGTTTGGATGGAATTCCAATCCGACTCATTGACACAGCTGGGATCAGAGATACAACTGATTCTATTGAACAAATGGGAATTGAAAGAAGTAAAAGAGAAGCAGATAGTGCGAATGTAAAATTACTTCTTATTGATACATCGCTTCCCTTCGATAAACAATTATTTTTAGAAAAACATAAAGAACGACTCTTTGGTTCTCTCATCGTAGCCAACAAAATCGATGCAAAACATCCTTCTTGGCAAATCGAATCTATCCATGATTTTAAAGAGGAATTCCAACTCACGATTTCAGAAATTTCTTGTAAAACAAAACAAGGTATACCCGAATTATTAGAATTATTAAAATCTAAACTGACTTCCAAAGATAATACAGAAGATTTGGTATTACTCGAAGACCGCCAACGTTATCACATTCAAAAAATTGAATCTTCTTTAGCTGAGGCAATCCAACTGATGGAAGTTGATACCCCCGCCGAAATTTACATCCAAGAAATCAATACAGCTCTAAGCGAAATTGGGCAAGTGAATGGAATTGTAGAAAATGAGGAAATTTTGGGGAGAATTTTTAGCAAATTTTGCGTAGGGAAATAA
- a CDS encoding ankyrin repeat domain-containing protein: MGLIEVAKLGSLQEWDEILKEGADPNELDSYGTNALSWMLKMDHVGLFQHAIQSGADPTSPYRTPGNVIFDAFSQNRTPFIEVIIQTASIWKNSPNLLTRDKEGNTIFHLSVMESNEPLWEVIHEWINDEIFSLRNESGRTVFLEAVVENRIEILSFLLKTFTKAKDQIDSEGKNALHLASERNLDEVCSILLEDDIFQLESNDNFGNTALFLSAYADGVESMKELLYAGANPFVWGENEESITRLLDREKFGHCLKTWKDFVIQKAILGDIYPLRNEMIQYIKLEKPFKPEELAKAKLIDLI; encoded by the coding sequence ATGGGTTTGATTGAAGTTGCGAAATTGGGAAGTTTACAAGAGTGGGATGAAATTCTAAAGGAAGGGGCCGATCCCAATGAATTGGATTCCTACGGCACCAATGCACTCTCTTGGATGTTAAAGATGGACCATGTTGGTTTATTCCAACATGCGATCCAATCTGGTGCGGATCCAACTTCTCCATACCGTACTCCTGGCAATGTAATCTTTGATGCGTTCAGTCAAAACAGAACTCCATTTATAGAAGTAATCATCCAAACAGCTTCTATTTGGAAAAATTCACCTAACTTACTGACACGAGACAAAGAAGGAAATACAATTTTCCATTTGTCAGTGATGGAATCCAACGAACCTCTCTGGGAAGTAATCCATGAATGGATCAACGACGAAATTTTTTCTTTACGAAATGAAAGTGGAAGAACAGTTTTTTTAGAAGCTGTTGTCGAGAATCGAATTGAAATACTTTCGTTTTTATTGAAAACCTTCACTAAAGCCAAAGATCAAATTGATAGTGAAGGAAAGAATGCACTACACTTGGCTTCAGAGAGAAATTTAGATGAAGTTTGTTCGATCTTACTCGAAGATGATATTTTCCAATTAGAGTCAAATGATAACTTTGGTAATACGGCTTTATTTTTGTCAGCATATGCTGATGGAGTCGAATCCATGAAAGAACTTCTGTATGCAGGTGCAAACCCTTTTGTTTGGGGAGAAAATGAAGAATCCATCACAAGATTACTTGATCGAGAAAAATTTGGACATTGCCTCAAAACTTGGAAGGATTTTGTTATCCAAAAAGCAATCTTAGGAGATATTTATCCCCTAAGAAATGAAATGATCCAATACATCAAATTAGAAAAACCTTTTAAACCAGAAGAGCTCGCCAAAGCAAAGTTAATTGATTTGATTTGA
- a CDS encoding GMC oxidoreductase gives MEQTFPKEQKFDFDVIIVGSGFGGSVSAYRLSQKGYKVLVIESGKRWKATDFPKTNWSLRKYLWMPKLGFYGIQRINLLNDFLLVSGSGVGGGSLVYACTLYVPTSKVLNSPLYSKMGGEKALLPFYEVAKHMLGVTENPQLWEPDHLLLETAKTFGKEDTFRRTPVGIYFGNKKDPKDPFFEGDGPDRDPCNFCGGCMVGCRHNAKNTLDKNYLYLAEKLGAVILPETKVTSLIPLNAKGIPDPEASGEFGYELETKSTTGWFGYPKQKFRSNQVVLSAGVMGTVGLLLKMQQENKMIRLSEKLGDTVRTNSETVLPVTVPASHNADYSRGIAITSSVHPDENTHIEPVRYSKGSDFFGVMASVMTDGGGKFPRPLKYFWTMVRHPLYFLKAHNPVGFAKNSIILLVMQTVDNSVRLVRKRRFIWPFQRSLTSTLSTGEPTPTYIPIANAFTRKLAEIVGGIPRSSLNETLLSAPVTGHIMGGCIVAESPEKGVIDLENKVFGYENLRVCDASMLTVNLGVNPSLTITALSERAMSLIPPKGSSQIQFLKFEVKRGFDKTIGYKQAKRAVKKSTTKQKQLS, from the coding sequence ATGGAACAAACCTTTCCAAAAGAACAAAAATTTGATTTCGACGTGATCATCGTTGGGTCAGGATTTGGTGGTTCAGTATCCGCCTATCGACTTTCTCAGAAAGGATATAAAGTTTTAGTCATCGAATCTGGCAAACGTTGGAAAGCTACTGACTTTCCCAAAACCAATTGGAGTTTGCGTAAGTATTTATGGATGCCAAAACTTGGTTTTTACGGAATCCAAAGGATCAACTTACTCAACGATTTTTTACTTGTGAGCGGATCTGGAGTTGGTGGTGGATCACTCGTATATGCTTGTACATTGTATGTTCCTACTTCTAAAGTTTTAAACTCACCATTGTATTCCAAGATGGGTGGGGAAAAAGCGTTGTTACCATTTTACGAAGTAGCAAAGCATATGTTAGGTGTAACTGAAAATCCACAATTATGGGAACCTGACCATTTATTATTAGAAACAGCAAAAACATTTGGTAAAGAAGATACATTCCGAAGAACTCCCGTTGGCATTTATTTTGGAAATAAAAAAGATCCAAAGGATCCATTTTTTGAAGGAGATGGACCAGACCGTGATCCTTGCAATTTCTGCGGAGGTTGTATGGTTGGTTGCCGCCACAATGCAAAAAATACATTGGATAAAAACTATTTATACTTAGCAGAAAAGTTAGGTGCTGTAATTTTACCAGAAACAAAGGTAACATCACTCATTCCACTCAATGCAAAAGGAATTCCTGATCCAGAAGCGAGTGGCGAATTTGGATATGAATTAGAAACAAAGAGTACAACTGGATGGTTCGGATATCCAAAACAAAAGTTTCGATCAAACCAAGTTGTACTTTCGGCTGGGGTCATGGGAACTGTTGGTTTACTTCTTAAGATGCAACAAGAAAATAAAATGATTCGATTGTCAGAGAAGTTAGGTGATACAGTTCGCACCAATAGCGAAACTGTTTTACCAGTCACAGTTCCTGCAAGTCATAATGCAGATTATTCTAGAGGGATTGCGATCACATCTTCAGTACACCCAGATGAAAACACTCATATTGAACCAGTGAGATACTCTAAAGGTTCAGATTTTTTTGGAGTGATGGCAAGTGTGATGACAGATGGTGGAGGGAAATTTCCAAGACCTCTAAAATACTTTTGGACAATGGTACGCCACCCTCTTTATTTTTTAAAAGCTCACAATCCAGTTGGGTTCGCAAAAAATTCGATCATCTTACTTGTGATGCAAACTGTAGATAATAGTGTAAGACTGGTTCGAAAGAGGCGATTCATTTGGCCTTTCCAAAGGTCATTAACATCGACACTTTCCACTGGAGAACCAACTCCTACATACATTCCGATTGCTAATGCTTTCACGCGTAAATTGGCAGAAATTGTTGGTGGAATCCCACGTAGTTCCTTAAATGAAACATTGTTATCAGCGCCTGTCACAGGTCATATCATGGGTGGTTGTATTGTGGCTGAATCCCCTGAAAAAGGAGTTATCGATTTAGAAAACAAAGTATTTGGATATGAGAATTTGCGAGTATGTGATGCATCGATGTTAACCGTGAATTTAGGTGTAAATCCAAGTCTTACCATCACTGCATTGTCGGAACGAGCCATGAGCCTAATCCCTCCGAAAGGAAGTTCACAAATACAATTTTTAAAGTTTGAAGTGAAGCGTGGATTTGATAAAACAATTGGGTACAAACAAGCAAAACGTGCTGTTAAAAAATCGACAACAAAGCAAAAACAATTATCGTAA
- a CDS encoding DUF2804 domain-containing protein, which produces MPEIKKQIPLLNPDGTITEEGWARSPLWTYNRENIAASKLRIKEWDYYSILSPTKEFGITLTASDLGYAGLFAICFLDFKKGIFQQIDTLSVFPLGKTGFPKVNDLGVVSFQDKKLHLRFETKDGKRTLEFGSDQFLAPDGSKGIQGKIELWEPKMDTMNIATSWKENRKAFYYNTKINCMPAGGQVSVGNTKYQFDAKTDFGALDWGRGVWTYKNRWYWGSVSAWIGEKPFGLNLGYGFSDRTPASENVILYDGKIHKLDEVKFIINTNDYMAPWKFQSNDNRLDLDFKPIVDRNSYMNFLIIKTIQHQVFGTFNGTVVLDDGKKIKLENVLGFAEDVLNHY; this is translated from the coding sequence ATGCCTGAGATCAAAAAACAAATCCCATTATTAAACCCAGATGGAACCATTACAGAAGAAGGTTGGGCACGTTCACCGCTTTGGACTTATAACCGAGAAAATATTGCCGCATCGAAACTTCGGATCAAAGAATGGGATTATTATTCAATTCTCTCACCTACAAAAGAATTTGGAATCACATTAACTGCGTCTGACTTGGGTTATGCGGGTCTATTTGCGATTTGTTTTTTGGATTTTAAAAAAGGAATCTTCCAACAAATTGATACTTTATCTGTCTTTCCCTTGGGAAAAACTGGATTTCCAAAAGTGAATGATCTTGGTGTAGTCTCTTTCCAAGACAAAAAATTACACTTACGTTTTGAAACAAAAGATGGTAAACGTACGTTAGAATTCGGATCAGACCAATTCTTAGCACCCGATGGTTCCAAAGGAATCCAAGGAAAAATTGAACTCTGGGAACCGAAAATGGATACGATGAACATCGCAACCTCTTGGAAAGAAAATCGAAAGGCCTTTTATTATAATACCAAAATCAATTGTATGCCTGCCGGGGGCCAAGTTAGCGTTGGAAATACTAAGTACCAGTTCGATGCAAAGACCGACTTTGGTGCGTTAGATTGGGGAAGGGGGGTTTGGACATACAAAAATCGTTGGTATTGGGGTTCTGTATCTGCATGGATTGGCGAAAAACCTTTTGGACTCAACTTGGGGTATGGGTTTTCAGATCGAACACCTGCTTCTGAAAATGTGATTTTATATGATGGAAAAATCCACAAACTCGATGAAGTAAAATTTATCATTAATACAAACGATTATATGGCACCTTGGAAATTCCAATCGAATGACAATCGTTTGGATTTGGATTTTAAACCAATCGTGGATCGAAACTCGTATATGAATTTTCTCATCATTAAAACTATCCAACACCAAGTGTTTGGAACATTTAATGGAACAGTCGTTTTGGATGATGGGAAAAAAATCAAACTTGAGAACGTACTTGGGTTTGCCGAAGACGTCCTCAATCATTATTAG